In Gemmatimonadales bacterium, the genomic stretch CCTCGTGCAAGCGCTTGCCGTGATCCCTGGGTGCACGGTGACCGTCTTGGATGATTTCTCCTCCGGCAAGGAACGCGTCGCGGTAAAGAACGTGGAGTATATCGAAGGCTCTATCGTGGATGACGAGAAACTGGCGCGCGAGCGGTTGCGCGAGCTGATCGCCGACATCGGCGGCTACACCGTCGTCGGTCAGGCCGCCAACGGCGCCGAAGCGGTGGAAATGACCGCCGAGTTCAACCCCGACGTGCTGCTGATGGACATCCGCATGCCGGGCATGGACGGCCTCGAGGCGGCCATGCACCTGATGGGCATGGAGCACCCGCCGAGCGTGATCTTCACCACCGCCTACGACCAGCACGCGCTCGACGCGTTCGAGGTCAACGCCGTGGATTATCTGCTGAAGCCGATCCGCAAGGACCGGCTGGCGCACGCGCTCGCCAAGGCGCGCAAGCTCACCGTGAAGCAGCTCAAGGAGGTGAACCAGGCGCGCGAAGAGGCGCCGGCGCGCACCCACGTCAGCGTGCACATGCGCGGCAACATCCGTCTGGTGCCGGTGCCCGATATCATGTATTTCGTCGCCGACTCGAAGTACGTCGTGGCGCGCGCGGCCGCCGAGGAACATCTGATCGAGGATTCGCTGGTGAACCTGGAGAAG encodes the following:
- a CDS encoding LytTR family DNA-binding domain-containing protein, translated to LVQALAVIPGCTVTVLDDFSSGKERVAVKNVEYIEGSIVDDEKLARERLRELIADIGGYTVVGQAANGAEAVEMTAEFNPDVLLMDIRMPGMDGLEAAMHLMGMEHPPSVIFTTAYDQHALDAFEVNAVDYLLKPIRKDRLAHALAKARKLTVKQLKEVNQAREEAPARTHVSVHMRGNIRLVPVPDIMYFVADSKYVVARAAAEEHLIEDSLVNLEKEFGERFLRIHRNALVATGYIKGLEKTPAGTWQVVLRGVDKKLDVSRRHAATVRRWARNRPLR